gAATCTGTCACCAATCACCATTTTCAATTAgaccaacaattttttaaagaaattattgatGTGTTGAGTGTCTTGTAGAAGCACAACATACATGAcaacaaataataacaaaaaaaaataacaattaagggGTTCTATGGCAAAAATTATCCTAAACTGACAACacgttttttttacaaataatttacaaagatcttttgttttataaaaaaagaaaaaaaaaacaaacaaacccataGATTGATACTAGTTATTCCCCTTTACTCCCTTTCATCCTCCTTTTGAGCTTTATGTCATCTGATAGTGAGTATAGTTTTGCTCCGATGAAGTGGGGGAGTATAAGATCTGGATAATATTCAAATAACTTTTCAATTACACGAATCTTGaccatttaaaatatttcattttacattaaataaaagcatttttttttcctaaaaatatatGTGCCTTCTTATCACAACTGCACCCCTGCAATTCAATTTTGAATTGCATATACAAagtgtaaaatgtaaaagtgTATACACCAAAATTTAGGGGTCTTCATGGATAGATTTGCTTCGgatttaaggaaaaataaaatcaaaatcaaaatcaattgatatttagattttaaaattttttttgtctaaccCAAACCAAATTAATCCAATAATTAATAAGTTGATTCAGTTTGAGATTGGATATCtgatcaaacttttttttaaaagaaagttttgaaaagaattaaaaataacataattttattccAATTTTGACAAATAATAATGCCATAACTTACATTATAATGTAAGCAATATATATGAATGTTATTATTGACTTAGAACCAactaaataataacaaattataaaaaataacacatgaTTAATGgattaaatcataaaaattctatctatatataataattaaaatcaatcaacatcgattttcaattaaattaattcgaatctgatatgaataaaaaaaattcaaataaatttaattggtaTGATTTGAATTATCAGATTAATCTAGACCTATCAAAATCTCTACAAATTTTTATGCAGAAAATGATACAAAatccataaaaaaatgaattcttgGAAAAGTTACGTTCTCCACTTGACAAAACCAAATCTAtaaaacaacttttaaagtaattttatttattcttaatgCAAGCTTTATAATATCACCCAAGCATAgtattacaaatatttaatctcttaaataatgttttttctttatgtAATGGTGTTCATTAGTATATTGATTATAGTACTCAAAGCAACAATATAACAATACTAATAAAGATAAATTGGAGAGAAAGACGTAAAATAAGACAAAAGTAGCAACAACTTTATTGAATGCGCCTTGTACTTGTAGGTTACCGGGCTGTGAATTAATATTCAATAAATACAATATAAAccctaaaaaaatacaatagaaTTTCATATGTAATAACTAAACTTTTACTCAACTTTAtcgagaagaaaaaaaaaaatcgttatCAGGCGTTACTCACTCTCCTACCATTTGCACGCTTGCAGTTGCGCTTGCAGACACGAGGGtttagaaataataatttaatttccgttttttaattcaattttttgtcaaatattaatatatccACCGGGGTAACGGGTTATCCACAACCCAAGTGGATGATAGTACTTACCGACACCGTAGCGGCGCACGTTAGCACAGCTCACTGAATTCCCACACTATAAAACCCTGCAACATAGAACCACACTGATTCCTCTGAACTCTCTTTTGCACCGCAAACAGCTTCACTTCACACTCTACTCCCAAAATGGCGGCTGCTACGACGTCGTATTCTTCCGCAATCGCCGCCTCGTCCGATACCCTAGCCAAACCTGCTTCCACCAGAACATTCTCCGCCACCAACCTCGCCCTTCAATCGTCGTCTTCCAAGCTCGGTTTCAAATCCCTAAAGCTTCACCGATGCGCCGCCGCCGCCGGCTCCGCCCTCGGCGCGCGGATGGTGTCGGCGCCGGCGGTCAAGGCCCCCGCACTGCTCGATTTCGACACGAAGGTTTTCAAGAAGGAGAAGATTAACCTCGCTGGACACGATGAGGTTTTTAAACGCTTCGATATGCTCTCTATTCTCTATCGAAGCTTTCTTCCATTTCCAGATTCgtgaatgttaatttttttttatttgttgtttgtgttaatTCGTTGCAGTACATCGTAAAAGGAGGCAGGGATTTGTTTCACTTGTTGCCCGATGCTTTCAAGGGTATCAAGCAGATTGGTGTTATCGGTTGGGGATCTCAGGTGATTAATTATTCTATTTCATATTGGATCATTTCTCTGAATGCTCAACATGTTTTTATTTGCTATGTGTTTATtctaaaattagtattttagtaAAGAGTATTATGTATTTACTTTCCTAGCATTGATATGGTTAATGTTAACATGGGACTTTGTTTACCAGGGACCTGCTCAGGCTCAGAATCTACGGGACTCTCTTGCTGAAGCAAAGTCTGATATTGTGGTCAAGGTGTGAATCtggttttcagtttttttagtTGGTTCAGTTTCTATTTTAGTAGCCTAGTGCTTGCTTTAACTGTTGATTAACGATTGTGGTTTAAATGTGTTGTTTGTCTTAAAAAACACAGATTGGACTCAGGAAAGGTTCTCGTTCCTTTGCCGAAGCTCGGGCAGCTGGGTTTTCTGAGGAGAATGGGACTCTAGGTGACATATGGGAAACTGTCTCGGGCAGTGATCTTGTGATGCTGTTAATTTCTGATTCCGCGCAGGTTAGTTCAATTACTCAATGCTGTAATATTTGTATTCTGATTCATCTCTTGTTGTTTTTATGTTTCTGAAACTGTCTGATACTctgataattaatttacaatGTTGTCTCAAACTGTGTGATGATAACAATAAGGTCTTGTcactatcattatcattattagtAACAATTCTTAGTTAGAAAGTTGTTGGGTTAATTTCAGCAATGTTAATAATCAGAAATCAGACTCGTCTTCTTATGGAACTGAAAGTGTTTAGATGTTTTCATCAACTTAGTCACAACTGTGCTGGCAAAGCAGCTGCCAACACCTCAATCCACCATGATTTCTAAACCCAGTTGGCATTAGCTATTCTTCTACTTACCTGATCACCATCAACTTACAGCTTGCCATCACCATCAGATAATTCTTTATTTGCTccagttatatttttaaaataaaaaatttatttaatttcagttTGATTTTGTTAGTGTCTTTAATTAACAAACACCATCAACTTATACAACATTTTCTCTGAGAAATATTTATTCTGATATACTTGTAACAAGTGCAAGCTAAGAAGTGTCCCAAATCTCATTAGTTTTCTATGAAAGTAATATTAATCGTTTTCTGAAACCTTGTAAATATTTGTTGGCATTGTGGTGCCTTTTTAGCTTTTGCAATAACactttatttctgttttttttgcatatttgcTTCCAATCCagaatgttttaatatttttattcatcttgCAGGCTGATAACTATGAGAAGATATTGTCTCACATGAAGCCAAACAGCATACTTGGGCTTTCCCATGGTTTTCTTCTTGGGCATTTACAGTCATTGGGACTTGACTTTCCTAAGAACATTAGTGTAATTGCTGTGTGCCCAAAGGGAATGGGTCCATCTGTAAGGAGGCTCTATGTCCAAGGCAAAGAGATAAATGGTGCTGGAATTAATGCAAGTTTTGCAGTCCACCAGGTAATTATTTGCTATGCCTCAGTCTCTCTTCACTTTCTGTGGGTCTTCTGCTCCTGCGCTGAttggttaatttattttatttgagtaaCTATTTTTGCATGCAGGATGTAGATGGCAGGGCTACTGATGTTGCTTTGGGATGGTCCGTTGCCCTTGGTTCTCCATTCACTTTTGCCACTACATTAGAGCAGGAGTACAGGAGTGATATCTTTGGGGAGAGAGGTGAAAACTTTCTgcaatgttttgtttgatttcctTAAAGACTTAGGTCATAACTACAGCTTTGGTGGTTTATAGGAATTTTACTTGGTGCTGTTCATGGAGTTGTGGAATCCTTGTTTAGGAGATACACTGATAATGGAATGAACGAAGATCTGGCCTATAAGAATACTGTTGAGTCTATAACAGGGATTATATCTAAAACCATCTCAACTAAGGTTGTATTTTCATACTCGTCTAGCATTAAATTTTTGTCTGTTGGACTCCCCCATCCCTTCCCCAAAACCCTGGATAGTGTGCTGGTACAGGGAATTTTGTGAGTTGTGACTAGCCTTTTGCACTTATTGGTTTGGATAGGGCATGCTAGCTGTATACAATGCTTTATCTGAAGATGAGAAAAGGGAATTTGAGAAGGCTTATAGTGCTTCTTATTATCCTTGCATGGAAATTCTGTATGAGTGCTATGAGGATGTAGCCAGTGGTAGTGAGATTCGCAGTGTTGTTCTGGCTGGGCGTCGCTTTTATGTAAGGGCAtattcattttccttttaaagTAGTCAGCCTTTGCGCTACAGACCttaaattatacatatattttacaGGAGAAAGAGGGTCTACCTGCTTTTCCCATGGGTAACATTGATCAAACCCGCATGTGGAAGGTTGGTGAGCGTGTCCGATCTACAAGAGCAGCCGGTGATCAAGGCCCATTATATCCTTTCACTGCTGGTGTCTttgtggcattgatgatggccCAGGTATTGGAAGTTTCTCTTGCTAGCATTTTGAGAATGGATGCACATAATTACCTTCCTGGTCATCTGTCTTTGTTTGCTTTTGAATTTGTGACTGACTAGTTAACTATCATTGACAaaggatatatttttttcctgctGTAGATACGTAAAGCATAAATAACTTGGTAATTTTAACTGTGATTACTAAATTTGCAGATTGAGATCCTGAGGAAGAAAGGGCATTCCTACTCGGAAATCATTAATGAGAGTGTCATCGAGGCAGTTGACTCTTTGAATCCTTTCATGCATGCTCGTGGTGTTTCTTTCATGGTTGATAACTGTTCGACCACAGCTAGGTTGGGTTCGAGGAAATGGGCTCCACGATTTGACTACATCCTAACCCAGCAGGCCATGGTGGCTGTGGACAATGGAACTCCTGTTAACAGGGACTTAATCAGCAACTTCCTGTCAGACCCAGTGCACGGAGCCATTAAAGTTTGCGCTGAACTGAGACCCACAGTAGACATTTCTGTGCCACCAGATGCAGACTTTGTTCGTCCGGAGTTGCGTTCTAGCAATTAGAACTTAAAAGCAATTATGGCTTTCACTTCGAATCTTTTTCAGATTTCTCAGAACTGCAGTTATCTTGTTAGTTTGGGTTTTCATGATTGGATGCTAGTGTGTAAGTTGTATTGTCATTTTACAGTTTGTACCCGCCTGTGTTCTGCCACTGAGGAACGTTACTTGGTGTCCTATTTAAATGAGTCACGCTAGTACTTACCATTAGAGGCTGAGAAGGATTAAGGATTTTACGATCTTAATTTCACGTTTCTAACAGTTCCTTGCAAGCCTTC
Above is a window of Glycine soja cultivar W05 chromosome 12, ASM419377v2, whole genome shotgun sequence DNA encoding:
- the LOC114378092 gene encoding ketol-acid reductoisomerase, chloroplastic-like, whose protein sequence is MAAATTSYSSAIAASSDTLAKPASTRTFSATNLALQSSSSKLGFKSLKLHRCAAAAGSALGARMVSAPAVKAPALLDFDTKVFKKEKINLAGHDEYIVKGGRDLFHLLPDAFKGIKQIGVIGWGSQGPAQAQNLRDSLAEAKSDIVVKIGLRKGSRSFAEARAAGFSEENGTLGDIWETVSGSDLVMLLISDSAQADNYEKILSHMKPNSILGLSHGFLLGHLQSLGLDFPKNISVIAVCPKGMGPSVRRLYVQGKEINGAGINASFAVHQDVDGRATDVALGWSVALGSPFTFATTLEQEYRSDIFGERGILLGAVHGVVESLFRRYTDNGMNEDLAYKNTVESITGIISKTISTKGMLAVYNALSEDEKREFEKAYSASYYPCMEILYECYEDVASGSEIRSVVLAGRRFYEKEGLPAFPMGNIDQTRMWKVGERVRSTRAAGDQGPLYPFTAGVFVALMMAQIEILRKKGHSYSEIINESVIEAVDSLNPFMHARGVSFMVDNCSTTARLGSRKWAPRFDYILTQQAMVAVDNGTPVNRDLISNFLSDPVHGAIKVCAELRPTVDISVPPDADFVRPELRSSN